A region of Gemmatimonadaceae bacterium DNA encodes the following proteins:
- a CDS encoding GAF domain-containing SpoIIE family protein phosphatase codes for MSDLDAVLSAFREATGCPASVWAQPAPDEPLQIEGGDPGESPAPSAEQRPAEGAHESVTPRGLQIVARVPGARTAWLSLGPSGNHDAARLGLKLLLPVASQVLRSQLEVSHAAQDLAERYEEINLLYSIGEILGRTVSLEDAAKVILNEISETVGARRGAIYVIDRTAGMLRPVAALGAATPLADIPADDPVSVTARVFRTHHPLTVGEGAMQADAEAPIRRGAMLSVPIMWATPQGGVPLGVVDLSGRRGGQPFTASDQKLVSAIATQVGTTIQNTRLARASAEQAELTREMLLAHDLQMKLLPSPASLAPVADCAARVAPAESVGGDFYNLFQLGDGRVGVLIGDVSSHGYRSALIMALVMSATAIHARGSSDPAATIGALLVSLADELRETEMFMTVCYAVIDTRAGTVTWCNAGHPHAFVLHADGASTRLAATDPPLGLVDDAPHAAARPWAADDVLVLFTDGISDARGAQKKRLGERAVLDVVTARRADPAWRIVDGVFALLEGHMGAMPPRDDQALVVLRTSAKGE; via the coding sequence GTGAGCGACCTCGACGCCGTCCTGTCCGCCTTCCGCGAGGCCACGGGCTGCCCGGCGTCGGTCTGGGCGCAGCCCGCGCCCGATGAACCACTGCAGATCGAGGGGGGCGATCCGGGCGAATCGCCGGCGCCATCGGCGGAGCAGCGCCCGGCCGAGGGCGCGCACGAATCGGTGACGCCGCGCGGGCTGCAGATCGTGGCCCGTGTCCCCGGGGCGCGCACGGCCTGGCTTTCGCTCGGCCCGTCGGGAAATCACGACGCCGCGCGGCTGGGGCTCAAGCTGCTGCTCCCGGTCGCGTCGCAGGTGCTGCGCTCGCAACTCGAGGTGAGCCACGCCGCCCAGGATCTCGCCGAACGATACGAGGAGATCAATCTCCTCTACTCCATCGGCGAGATCCTCGGTCGCACCGTCTCGCTGGAGGATGCGGCGAAGGTGATCCTCAACGAGATCTCCGAGACGGTCGGGGCGCGGCGCGGCGCCATCTACGTGATCGACCGCACGGCCGGCATGCTGCGTCCGGTCGCGGCGCTCGGCGCGGCGACGCCGCTTGCCGACATCCCCGCCGATGATCCCGTCTCGGTGACGGCGCGCGTCTTCCGCACGCATCACCCGCTGACCGTGGGCGAAGGGGCGATGCAGGCCGACGCCGAAGCGCCCATCCGCCGCGGGGCGATGCTCAGCGTCCCCATCATGTGGGCGACGCCGCAGGGCGGCGTGCCGCTGGGCGTCGTCGATCTCTCGGGGCGCCGCGGCGGACAGCCGTTCACGGCGAGCGACCAGAAGCTCGTCTCGGCGATCGCGACGCAGGTGGGGACCACCATCCAGAACACGCGGCTCGCGCGCGCCTCGGCGGAGCAGGCGGAACTGACGCGCGAAATGCTGCTCGCGCACGACCTGCAGATGAAGCTGCTCCCGTCGCCGGCGTCGCTGGCGCCGGTGGCCGACTGCGCGGCGCGCGTCGCCCCCGCTGAAAGCGTGGGCGGCGACTTCTACAACCTCTTCCAGCTGGGCGACGGGCGGGTGGGCGTGCTCATCGGCGACGTGTCGAGCCACGGCTATCGGTCGGCGCTCATCATGGCGCTCGTGATGAGCGCCACGGCCATTCACGCCCGCGGTTCGAGCGACCCGGCGGCGACGATCGGCGCGCTGCTCGTCTCGCTGGCCGACGAACTCCGCGAGACGGAGATGTTCATGACGGTCTGCTACGCCGTCATCGACACGCGCGCCGGGACGGTGACGTGGTGCAACGCGGGGCATCCGCACGCGTTCGTGCTGCACGCCGATGGCGCGTCCACGCGGCTCGCGGCCACCGATCCGCCGCTCGGCCTGGTGGATGACGCGCCGCACGCCGCCGCGCGGCCGTGGGCGGCGGACGACGTGCTGGTGCTGTTCACCGACGGCATCAGCGACGCGCGCGGCGCGCAGAAGAAGCGGCTCGGCGAACGCGCCGTGCTCGACGTGGTCACCGCGCGCCGCGCCGATCCCGCCTGGCGCATCGTCGACGGCGTCTTCGCCCTGCTGGAGGGGCACATGGGGGCGATGCCGCCGAGGGATGATCAGGCGCTTGTCGTGCTGCGGACTTCGGCGAAGGGAGAGTGA
- the rsmA gene encoding 16S rRNA (adenine(1518)-N(6)/adenine(1519)-N(6))-dimethyltransferase RsmA → MMHYPPPRKRLGQHFLTDPRILGRIADALAPTADETVIEIGPGRGALTDVLMQRAGRVIAIEIDRDLAPRLRERYADDARLTVIERDVLKVDFGEAAAGAYVVAGNVPYNITTPILFHALRRPRPLRAVYLVQREVAERVAAPPASETYGALSVNVQSVAQAELVFKVPAGAFQPPPKVESAVLRITPRPDPVITDDEEDAYRTLVVAAFGLRRKQLRRVVRTVCHLGAEAAEQVVSAAGLDPEARPEVLSPDDFARLLRASRTPR, encoded by the coding sequence ATGATGCACTACCCTCCGCCCCGCAAGCGCCTCGGCCAGCACTTCCTGACCGATCCGCGCATTCTCGGGCGGATTGCGGACGCGCTGGCGCCGACGGCCGACGAGACGGTCATCGAGATCGGGCCGGGGCGGGGGGCGCTCACCGACGTGCTGATGCAGCGCGCGGGGCGGGTGATCGCCATCGAGATTGACCGCGACCTCGCGCCGCGGCTGCGCGAACGGTACGCGGACGATGCGCGGCTCACCGTGATCGAGCGCGACGTGCTGAAGGTGGACTTCGGCGAGGCGGCGGCGGGAGCGTACGTCGTCGCCGGCAACGTGCCGTACAACATCACGACGCCCATTCTCTTTCACGCGCTGCGGCGGCCGCGCCCGCTGCGCGCGGTCTATCTGGTGCAGCGCGAAGTCGCGGAGCGCGTGGCCGCGCCGCCGGCGAGCGAGACGTACGGCGCGCTGTCGGTGAACGTGCAGTCGGTGGCGCAGGCCGAACTCGTCTTCAAGGTGCCGGCCGGCGCGTTCCAGCCGCCGCCGAAGGTGGAGAGCGCGGTGCTGCGCATCACGCCGCGCCCCGATCCGGTGATCACGGACGACGAGGAAGACGCATACCGCACGCTCGTGGTGGCGGCGTTCGGCCTGCGGCGCAAGCAGTTGCGGCGCGTGGTCCGCACCGTCTGCCATCTGGGGGCGGAAGCGGCGGAGCAGGTGGTCAGCGCCGCCGGTCTCGATCCGGAAGCGCGTCCCGAGGTGCTGTCCCCCGACGATTTCGCGCGACTGCTGCGGGCGAGCCGGACGCCGCGGTAG